TGCGATCTTCTGATCAATTTAATCAAAGTAGTCTATTTGCTCGTTGGCATTAAAACCTAAACTTGATATAAGTTCTAAATAAACTATTTCTAAAGGCTAAATAACCTGAAATATTGATGACTAAAATTAGATTTCTGTTAAATCTACATTTTTAGTCTCTTTTGAGGCTAATAATGCCAAGAGAGTCATTAATACATTGATTGCTAAATAAATCCCTACGCCCATTACACCAAATGACGCATTAATTTTTAAAGAAATCATCGCCGCAATTGTTGCACCAATAATTGATGCCAAATTATAGGCGAGAGATGCGCCTGAATAACGCACTTCCGTTGGGAACAATTCTGGTAATAACGCTGCCATTGGACCAAATGTCATTCCCATAATCGCCATACCAATCACTAAAAATGCAAATACGCTAACTGGTGTGCCATTTTCTAAGAATAACGGCATTGCTAAACCAAGCACACCGATAGCAATAGTTACCCAAATTAACCATTTACGACGACCGATTTTATCGGCATAAACACCAGAAATACTAATAAAAATACCAAATACAATCGCACTAATTAATAACAAGCCAGTAAATGTATTTGCTGGGATACCTAAGCCAAGCGCATAACCTGCTTCAGAAAGCTTTGGCGCGGTTCGAGAATATGCCTGTGCAAAAGCCGTCATAATGTAAAACAGAGAATAAGTTGCCACCATAATAAATGTACCAATGATCATTGGTTTTAAGTGTTTGGTAAACACAACACTCACTGGTGCATTCAATTTTTTGCCTTTTTGCTCTGCTTCCACAAATACGTGGCTTTCGTGCAAAGTTAAGCGAACATATAAACCAACTGCAACTAATAAAATGGAAGAGACAAACGGAATACGCCACGCCCATTCAACAAGTGCATTATGACCAAGTAAATAGCTAACTAAGAAGAACGTTCCATTAGCGACAAATAAACCAATTGGTGCGCCTAATTGAGGGAAAGTACCGTACCAAGCTCGTTTTCCTTCTGGTGCATTTTCTGTTGCGACTAACGCTGCACCGCCCCATTCGCCACCGAGTCCAATACCTTGACCAACACGGCATACGCAAAGCAAAATCGGCGCCCAAATACCAATTTGAGCATAGTTAGGAAGTAAACCAATTACTACCGTTGAACCACCCATTAAAACAAGGGAGGCAACCAAGGTTTTTTTACGACCAATTTTATCGCCGAAGTGACCAAATAATGCAGAACCAATAGGGCGCGCAAAAAATGCAAGTGCAAGCGTAGAAAGAGAAAGTAAGTCATTAGAAAGCGGATCATCGCTTTGGAAGAATTGCGTATTAAAAACTAATACAGCGGCAGCCGCATAGATATAATAATCAAAAAATTCGATTGCTGTACCGACCATCGAGGCTAACGCCACTTTCATCGGATTATTGCGAAGTTGTGTAGACATTGTGTTTTCCTAGAAGTTTATTATAAAAAGAAATGGATAAATCCTAGCATTTTAACTAAGGTCTAGCAATTTTTAATATGCAATTTTCTATTTTTTTAGAGAAATATTTTGAATTTTCTAAATGTGAGTTATGCCCAGTACAGGGAATTGTCACTAAATTAATTTGATTTTCTTTCGCAATAGTTTGAAATTTATGATCTCGTTCGCCACAAAAATAAAAAAATGGCAAAGAACTTAACCGCACTTTTTCACTAAAATCAGGTTGCTTGGATAGACTTGTCGCCAACAACATTTTGCCAATATTTTCCCCACAATTTGATTTTCGTTTTTCAACCAACTGTAATCTTTCTTCTGCAGTCAAATAGGAAAACACAGGTTGTTGATACCAATCATTTAACACATTTTCTGGCGATTCTTGTACAAAACGTTGCGACCAAGCAAAATCTTGCTGGAAACGAGCCTGTTTTTCTTCGTCGGTTTTTAAACCTAGATTCGCCCCTTCTAAAATAACGCCTTGCAAATTAGATCGTTCCACCTGAGCTTGCATCGCATAATACAAAGCGATCCGTCCACCTAGAGAATACCCAACAAGAAAATAGGGTTCATTTTTTACCGCACTTTTAATTTGCTGAGATAAATACTCCGCCGTTTCTTCAAAATTTGTAACTTCAACGCCTTTGGCTTGTCCATGAAAAGGCAAATCTAGCGGAATACAATTAAAGTGCGGTAAATTTTTAATGACTTTTTGCCAGTCGTTTTTTGTACCAAGAAGTCCGTGAAGAAAAATGATGTTTATCATTGGAGGGATTATTGATAGAAATAATAAAATATGGCGGGACCAAAGCCCGCCTACAGAATACTTAAGCACCAATCACGGCGTGACTAATTTGCTCGATTAAGCGTTTATACAAACTACTACCATCACTCGGATTGGTTTTAATTTCAATTAACGTTGCCTTGCGACGACTATAAGCCTGTTTAACAACGGAATTAAGATCTGCCCAAGTATAAGGATGAGCGTATTTGAGATCGAACATTGTCGCGATTTGAGAAAAATCGCCATTATGCGGTAATCGATAGAACTGATCTTTGACTTGTTCATCCACAGGTAACATATCAAAAATCGCGCCACCATTATTATTGATCACAAAGATTACTGTTGGTTGCGTAACGTTTTTGAATAATGCGAAAGAATTTAGATCATATAAAGTGGACGTATCGCCAATCACCGCAACAACAGGTTTATTTGAACCTATACCAATTCCAGCTGCCGTAGCCAACAAACCATCAATTCCACTCGCGCCACGATTGGTATAAACAGGATAACTTTCTGGTAATTGCGTTAGCGCATCAACCAGACGAACAAGTAAACTATTACCTAAAAATAAAACACCGTTATAAGGTAAAAGTGTTGGTAAACGTAATGCGAACGAGGCTTCCGTTAAATTTCCGCCTACTTGCTGTTCAATAAAGGTCGCACAGAACTTAGATAAAGCTAATGGCTCAAGCAACCAAGGCTTTTGGCGTAAAGGAGGATGCGCACGCAACCAATGATGTGCTTTAGCATTAAATCTTGTCAGCGAATGATGATAAGGATCTAATGCCTTACCGCTTTGTTCAACCAACCAAAATTCCCCTTTAAACGCCTGTAAGAATTGATTAATGCGTTTACTAATAAAGCGTGCGCCAAATTGAATCACAATATCAGCTTGCAGAAGTTTTTCACGAACAGTTTGGCTTGCCAGCCAAATATCTTCATAAGGCGTCGTTGGAACAACACCAGATTGAATATCCGTCAGTAACACCCAGCCCATAGCACTTGCCCAAGAGTTAATGCCCATCGCTTGTTCTGCAGGTAATTGACCAACCACAACAACACCACGTTTGGTACGCCAATGATCCCAGTTTTCATGCATTAATACTTCGTTCTGTTGAGCTTCCACATTCATCCAAGGCTTAGTTTGAATTAACCAGCGTTGTAATGGCTGCAGCCAACTATGGGAATCTACAGCCTCATCAGTTGCATCATAAAGTGGCTCGGCAAATGGCACATTAATATGAACAACGCCACCTTGTTGTTTTTGTTGGAAGGCAGCCTGTTCAAGTAGAGAAATTAACCACTGCGCAGAATAATCAGCTTTCGGTTTAGGTAAATTAACATTTGCAACCGGATACTGACCAAACATATTTTGTTGCAAAATAGCCTGATTTGCACCGCACTCCCAAAGCTCTGGTGGACGATCAGCAGTTAAAACAAATAAATTCACACCCGTTTGGCGAGCTTCAATAATGGCAGGATAAAGATTTGCTGTTGCAGTACCTGATGTAACAATAATTGCGACAGGGGATTGAGTTGCCTTAGCAATACCCAAAGCAAAAAAACCTAAACCACGTTCATCAAAATGCGTATGACAAGTGACTGAACCCGCATTTTGCAAACGTACAGCTTCAAGAGTTAAAGGTGTCGAACGCGAACCTGGCGCGATACAAACGTGAGAAACGCCTTGACGCACCAAGGTTTCTAAAATCACTTTCGACCAACAACGATTAAACACGCTTACCGACATTTTTTTCTCCGTTATCATTTTTCTTCTGCAAACAAGGAAATCAACCCTGCTGCTTTACGTTCAATTTCTTTCCACTCTTCCAATGGCTGCGAGCCTGCCACAATGCCTGCGCCAGCAAATACACGAATACGATGAGCTTCAATAAAGGCAGAACGAA
The Haemophilus influenzae DNA segment above includes these coding regions:
- a CDS encoding MFS transporter, which encodes MSTQLRNNPMKVALASMVGTAIEFFDYYIYAAAAVLVFNTQFFQSDDPLSNDLLSLSTLALAFFARPIGSALFGHFGDKIGRKKTLVASLVLMGGSTVVIGLLPNYAQIGIWAPILLCVCRVGQGIGLGGEWGGAALVATENAPEGKRAWYGTFPQLGAPIGLFVANGTFFLVSYLLGHNALVEWAWRIPFVSSILLVAVGLYVRLTLHESHVFVEAEQKGKKLNAPVSVVFTKHLKPMIIGTFIMVATYSLFYIMTAFAQAYSRTAPKLSEAGYALGLGIPANTFTGLLLISAIVFGIFISISGVYADKIGRRKWLIWVTIAIGVLGLAMPLFLENGTPVSVFAFLVIGMAIMGMTFGPMAALLPELFPTEVRYSGASLAYNLASIIGATIAAMISLKINASFGVMGVGIYLAINVLMTLLALLASKETKNVDLTEI
- the menH gene encoding 2-succinyl-6-hydroxy-2,4-cyclohexadiene-1-carboxylate synthase produces the protein MINIIFLHGLLGTKNDWQKVIKNLPHFNCIPLDLPFHGQAKGVEVTNFEETAEYLSQQIKSAVKNEPYFLVGYSLGGRIALYYAMQAQVERSNLQGVILEGANLGLKTDEEKQARFQQDFAWSQRFVQESPENVLNDWYQQPVFSYLTAEERLQLVEKRKSNCGENIGKMLLATSLSKQPDFSEKVRLSSLPFFYFCGERDHKFQTIAKENQINLVTIPCTGHNSHLENSKYFSKKIENCILKIARP
- the menD gene encoding 2-succinyl-5-enolpyruvyl-6-hydroxy-3-cyclohexene-1-carboxylic-acid synthase, whose translation is MSVSVFNRCWSKVILETLVRQGVSHVCIAPGSRSTPLTLEAVRLQNAGSVTCHTHFDERGLGFFALGIAKATQSPVAIIVTSGTATANLYPAIIEARQTGVNLFVLTADRPPELWECGANQAILQQNMFGQYPVANVNLPKPKADYSAQWLISLLEQAAFQQKQQGGVVHINVPFAEPLYDATDEAVDSHSWLQPLQRWLIQTKPWMNVEAQQNEVLMHENWDHWRTKRGVVVVGQLPAEQAMGINSWASAMGWVLLTDIQSGVVPTTPYEDIWLASQTVREKLLQADIVIQFGARFISKRINQFLQAFKGEFWLVEQSGKALDPYHHSLTRFNAKAHHWLRAHPPLRQKPWLLEPLALSKFCATFIEQQVGGNLTEASFALRLPTLLPYNGVLFLGNSLLVRLVDALTQLPESYPVYTNRGASGIDGLLATAAGIGIGSNKPVVAVIGDTSTLYDLNSFALFKNVTQPTVIFVINNNGGAIFDMLPVDEQVKDQFYRLPHNGDFSQIATMFDLKYAHPYTWADLNSVVKQAYSRRKATLIEIKTNPSDGSSLYKRLIEQISHAVIGA